From Blastocatellia bacterium, a single genomic window includes:
- a CDS encoding IS1 transposase translates to MAYEVCFERTPKLLPSLIDQAPHALRYYSDAFNTYRELSYWGKHTAMWDKSETYSGEGTNADLRHYLARLARKSRCLSRCIEALRRAVDLFVHFYNKRQLRKQAFPKYPAHITDALTMRV, encoded by the coding sequence GTGGCCTATGAGGTCTGTTTCGAGCGCACGCCGAAGCTGTTGCCGTCACTCATTGATCAAGCCCCGCACGCTCTGCGCTACTATTCGGATGCGTTCAACACCTATCGAGAGTTGAGCTACTGGGGCAAGCACACGGCGATGTGGGACAAGAGTGAGACCTATTCGGGAGAAGGGACTAATGCTGACCTGCGGCATTACTTGGCGAGGCTGGCGCGAAAGTCGAGGTGCTTGTCGCGCTGCATTGAGGCGTTGCGACGAGCCGTTGACCTGTTCGTGCATTTCTACAACAAACGCCAGCTACGCAAGCAGGCTTTCCCGAAATACCCGGCCCACATCACTGATGCGCTAACGATGCGTGTTTAG
- a CDS encoding helix-turn-helix domain-containing protein: MNQCPYCQATTRQIKAGLNRAGSQRFQCRECNRHSTPEPKLNGYPNALRRQAVRLYLEGTNQRRIGRILSVNHQSVANWIKAYHQQLDASGPKHSHPATVETAEVDELLTFVGSKKNKPTSARS; encoded by the coding sequence ATGAATCAATGTCCTTATTGCCAAGCGACAACTCGACAGATCAAGGCTGGACTGAACCGCGCCGGCAGCCAGCGTTTTCAATGTCGGGAGTGCAACCGTCACTCCACACCAGAACCCAAACTCAATGGCTACCCCAACGCCCTACGCCGACAGGCCGTGCGCCTCTATCTTGAAGGCACCAACCAGCGGCGCATTGGCCGAATCCTTTCGGTCAATCATCAGTCGGTTGCTAACTGGATCAAGGCTTATCATCAGCAGCTAGACGCTAGCGGCCCTAAACACTCGCATCCTGCTACGGTCGAGACGGCCGAAGTCGATGAGCTGTTGACTTTCGTTGGCAGTAAAAAAAACAAGCCTACATCTGCACGGTCGTAG